The proteins below come from a single Arthrobacter sp. zg-Y1171 genomic window:
- a CDS encoding YcnI family protein → MRTSSSVLLAAGGTAALMALGLGPAAAHVHVTPDTTGAGESALLTFDLSHGCEGSPTTALTFTLPDELADATPTAHPGWDIRKVTEELAEPRTLPNGSQVSSRTSEIIYTAKEPLADGIRDTITLGVDLPDAEDTTLAFPVLQSCEKGETDWSQVPADGQSGHDLDSPAPTVTITEADDDDDHAAGDEHGSTSGTPESADDRDDDVEAAEVAGYVGLGAGLLGLAAGVTALIRTRGRGRA, encoded by the coding sequence ATGCGTACCTCCTCCTCTGTCCTCCTTGCCGCCGGCGGCACCGCCGCTCTGATGGCGCTTGGCCTGGGCCCCGCGGCCGCCCATGTGCATGTCACCCCCGACACCACCGGCGCCGGCGAGTCCGCCCTGCTGACCTTCGACCTCTCGCACGGCTGCGAAGGCTCCCCGACCACGGCCCTGACCTTCACTCTCCCGGACGAACTGGCGGACGCCACCCCCACGGCCCACCCCGGCTGGGACATCAGGAAGGTCACCGAGGAGCTCGCGGAGCCGCGGACCCTGCCCAACGGCTCACAGGTCAGCTCGCGCACCAGCGAAATTATCTACACGGCCAAGGAACCGTTGGCCGACGGCATCCGGGACACCATTACCCTCGGCGTCGACCTGCCGGACGCCGAAGACACCACCCTGGCCTTCCCCGTGCTGCAAAGCTGCGAAAAGGGGGAAACGGACTGGTCCCAGGTTCCGGCCGACGGCCAGTCCGGCCACGACCTCGACTCCCCGGCGCCTACGGTCACCATCACCGAAGCGGACGACGACGATGATCACGCCGCCGGCGATGAGCACGGCAGCACCTCCGGCACGCCGGAAAGCGCCGATGACCGGGATGACGACGTCGAGGCCGCCGAAGTTGCCGGCTACGTTGGCCTGGGTGCCGGGTTGCTGGGCCTTGCGGCAGGTGTCACCGCCCTGATCCGCACGCGCGGCCGCGGCCGGGCCTAG
- a CDS encoding 23S rRNA (pseudouridine(1915)-N(3))-methyltransferase RlmH, whose translation MALKVLMVGRKHEDWVVDGIRRYEKRLKKPFDLTWVPIPHSAREGDAARKEESERLLAKVGSDYLILLDERGKAITSPTLAQTLQRPLDSSRNVTLIIGGAYGVDQSVHDRADFVWSLSPLVFPHQLVRLILAEQVYRAQEIAGGRPYHHE comes from the coding sequence ATGGCATTAAAAGTTCTGATGGTGGGCCGCAAGCACGAGGACTGGGTGGTTGACGGGATCCGCCGGTATGAAAAGCGGCTGAAGAAACCCTTCGACCTGACCTGGGTCCCCATTCCGCATTCGGCCCGCGAAGGCGACGCCGCCCGCAAGGAAGAGTCCGAGCGGCTGCTGGCGAAGGTCGGATCCGACTACCTGATCCTGCTGGACGAGCGGGGCAAGGCCATCACCTCGCCGACGCTGGCCCAGACGTTGCAGAGGCCGCTGGATTCCTCCCGCAACGTCACCCTGATCATCGGCGGGGCCTACGGCGTGGACCAGAGCGTCCACGACCGCGCCGACTTTGTCTGGTCCCTCTCACCCCTGGTGTTCCCCCACCAGCTGGTCCGACTGATCCTCGCGGAGCAGGTGTACCGGGCCCAGGAGATCGCCGGCGGACGCCCCTACCACCACGAATAG
- a CDS encoding patatin-like phospholipase family protein, translated as MLESRAVVLGGGGVAGIAWEIGLLAELLDQGIDLNEADLVVGTSAGSVVGTALRFGQVPAAALAQETAEEGASAPDYQEPDAFDGERFMNLMGAAGFGGGGEKAARARLGQLALKADTQLTEEAWVNSIRSLVPFPAWPEKALGVTVVDAEDGSFKVFDGDSGVDLGLAVTASCTVPTVWPPVHINGRVYMDGGMRSGTNADVAAGFGKVLVVSCGLEAPQSPFGPTLPQALKTIRKDGKPLLIEADALALQAFGTNMLLDSTRRPSVAAGRRQAKEMADVVRRFWEG; from the coding sequence GTGTTGGAATCGCGTGCGGTGGTGTTGGGCGGCGGCGGAGTTGCCGGGATCGCCTGGGAGATCGGCCTGCTGGCGGAACTGCTGGACCAGGGCATCGACCTGAACGAGGCGGACCTCGTTGTCGGTACATCGGCCGGATCCGTGGTGGGAACGGCGCTTCGCTTCGGGCAGGTGCCGGCCGCGGCGCTCGCCCAGGAGACGGCTGAGGAAGGTGCCAGTGCTCCGGATTACCAGGAGCCGGACGCATTCGACGGCGAGCGGTTCATGAACCTCATGGGCGCGGCCGGTTTCGGCGGCGGCGGAGAGAAGGCCGCCCGCGCACGGCTGGGCCAGCTGGCACTGAAAGCGGACACGCAGCTGACCGAGGAAGCGTGGGTGAACAGCATCCGTTCACTGGTTCCCTTCCCGGCCTGGCCGGAGAAGGCACTGGGCGTCACGGTGGTGGACGCTGAAGACGGCAGCTTCAAGGTGTTCGACGGCGATTCCGGCGTGGACCTTGGCCTGGCGGTCACCGCCAGCTGCACTGTCCCGACGGTGTGGCCGCCCGTGCACATCAACGGGCGGGTCTACATGGACGGCGGTATGCGGTCGGGTACCAATGCGGACGTCGCCGCCGGCTTTGGAAAGGTACTCGTGGTTTCCTGCGGCCTCGAGGCGCCGCAGAGTCCCTTCGGACCCACCCTGCCGCAGGCGCTGAAAACGATCCGGAAGGACGGAAAGCCGTTGTTGATCGAAGCCGACGCGCTGGCTTTGCAGGCTTTCGGTACCAACATGCTGCTGGATTCCACCCGCCGTCCCTCCGTGGCGGCTGGCCGGCGGCAGGCGAAGGAGATGGCCGACGTCGTCCGGCGCTTCTGGGAGGGGTAG